Sequence from the Cryptococcus neoformans var. grubii H99 chromosome 3, complete sequence genome:
GAGTCTACTTTACCTTACTGCCACATACCTTGCCACATCGCCACCTTCTTGGCTGCCTCTCACATCTCCTGGGGAGCCGTCCGCCATACCATTTGCTCTGGCCATCCACGGGCTAGCTTGGATCGCGCAGTTCATTGGGCATGGAGTCTTTGAACACAGGGCGCCCGCTTTATTGGATAACCTTGTGCAGGGTAAGGGCATTTATCAGGTCTGGTTGAGGTGGGCATCATTGATCAAGTCGTAGCTCTCGTTCTCGCTCCTTTCTTTGTCCATCTCGAAGCCTTGTTCGCGTTTTTCAACTGTGAGTGATAAGGAAACAAGAGCAATATTGCTCGCCAATTTGGGACTGGGACTTACCAAAATATTATTCCTGCCAGATAAACCTGATCTACacaagaagatcaaggctAGAGCCGGACTTAGGATCAGAGAGATGAACAGACAAAAGAGTCACAAAGCTGAGTGAAACTGATCATCAAACTGAAACTTGTCGAGTATTATTGTTTTACGAAAGATTGTAATGAATGAGTGTTATGCACTACGTCCTTCCTTGGATAGCACAGATGCTATTATGCTGAATCTCTCGGTTGTTTAACACGTTCCGCCGTCATTTATTGCGCAAATATTGGTTAGTCAAAAATTAATACCTGATTGTCTGTTAAATGAAAACAGAACCCAACGTCCTTGAGTAACGAGCAATTATACAATATCCATTATTGTGAAGATAGAAAGGAAATGTTATCCAGTTTGGTCATTGGGAAGTTCATATAAATAGTTCGGATCATTATCCTGCTTGGTATTACCATATGCTACTACCCAAGAACCACAGGTGCTTGATGATAAGACTCCTGCAAACTATTGTCAGCTTCACGCCATTTTGCAAACTGTGGAAACCAATAGGCAGAGGATCTCTCAGTGTAACTATGAACTAAAGTCCCTCATCATCCGAACGACCCCAACTTCCTAGCTCAAGCTCCCAAGACGGGAGACATCGAAAAG
This genomic interval carries:
- a CDS encoding endoplasmic reticulum protein — its product is MQTPAKSEPLEGVKDSHEHSMAANHLDVEEELSFYASYHSNKINQLIHFFCIPQILWTWLIVAAHVTLPDAKLFTLTRGLAFQPSLALAFITSYMTYYTLLDPIGGITYIPVGSLLYLTATYLATSPPSWLPLTSPGEPSAIPFALAIHGLAWIAQFIGHGVFEHRAPALLDNLVQALVLAPFFVHLEALFAFFNYKPDLHKKIKARAGLRIREMNRQKSHKAE